In Bos taurus isolate L1 Dominette 01449 registration number 42190680 breed Hereford chromosome 17, ARS-UCD2.0, whole genome shotgun sequence, the genomic window actttgccaacaaaggtccttctagtcaaagctatggtttttccactagctgtgtgtggatgtgagagttggactataaagaaagctgagcactcaagaattgaggctttttaactgtggtattggagaagactcttgagtcccttggactgtggagatccaacctgtcagtcctaaaggaaatcattcctgatattcattggaagcatgatgaagctgaaactccaatactttggccagctgatgcaaagaactgactcattggaaaaaaccatgatgctggaaaaatttgaaggcaggagaatgggacaacagaggatgagatggttggatggcatcactgacttaatggaaatgaatttgagcaagctccaggagttggtgatggacagggaagcttggtgtgctgcagtccatgtagtcacaaagagtaggacacaattgagcttctgaactgaactgaaatataattcaaaatataGTTTCTTGgttgcactaatcacctggctacTGGTGGCTAAATTGGATAGCATAAATTATAGAATCtttccatcattgcagaaagCTCTATTACAGCACTATATAGTTACCACTATGAAGACAGAATTATTCAAGACATATTTAGGGTCAGTAAACAGGTTTTAGGTCGATTCTCTGAATATTCTGGAACTTATTCAAGTTAgtaaagcaaacaaagaaaagtgACATTTATTGCATACCAATAAAGTTCCCGGCTCTGTGTTATGTTCTTCTCATGGATtagcttatttaatcctcaaaaaatCCATATTACTTGCCTATTATTATTATCCCACCTACTAATATTTTTATGGTTAGTAATTGCTGCAGGCATAATTAGAATCCAGCTAATCTGACTCTAATACCTAGCTCTTAACAGTCACACTCTACTGCCTACCTAATAATTGAAGTCATACTgaattttttgaacttttttttttttctatggatGAGGAAAACCAGGTAATTATTATCAGGTAAAATAAGATATTATTCAATACCTTGCAAGTATAcaatatttctcaaaaaatttttcaaatgcCTTTATCATATGAACTAAATACCATtgttaatgaaaatattaatcaaTAGTcagtctaagaaagaaatggaaaactttaTTTGAGCCAACCTTAGGATTATAACCCAGGAAATAGGCTCTCAGAGAGCTTTAAAAGCTGCTTTGAAGAGGTAAGAGGGTAGGAGAGTACATATGTGCTTTTGGTGAAGAGGTGCATGCAATCAACACGTCTCAGTAGAAGGCTGCTGCCAGCTGTGAAGAGCAAACATCTTAGTTAATGGTGTATTGCTTTTCTAAGCATGGGGAGATACAAGAAACTGGGTTCACAGAATTTTCTCCCGAAAATATTTAACTATCTGAGGACCTGTTCtgtcagttttcccagagcacaaaaTGCCTCATCCTTATCTTCACCCTGGTTCCTCTTAGGGTATATTGCATGTCACTGCAGTGACTAGTGACTTGATTTTTGTAGAACTGAATGATAGACAACATTCTCTATTTTCACAATCCTTTTTCTTTGAGTCTTAATTTCCACCAAAGTCTGGGAGGTATTTTGTGACCAATTTATCCCTTGGCACTGGAAATGCTTATTCCCAGGTCAGGTGAGGATTTTGTTGATAAGCCACTCAGTGTGCTGTTACTGGGCCAGGCCCTGTTAACAGTAGCCAAAAGCCTCTGGACCACCTAACTTATGAGTCTGTTATGATCCAGGAAATGACTCCCTCTTGTTGCTTTTTTCATCCCATATTTAGAGTAAAACTGTTACAATCATTTATCTTATAGAAATATGTTTTTGATCAGTTGTTTCAAATTGCCTATTCATCATTAATTTTATCTgaggctcagtcacacatttggtatTGCAAGAAGCAATAATCTTGTAAAATAGGCAGAATACAAGTAATATAGCTGGTAACATTAGTAAGGTCATAAGTAGGTATTTAAGCTAAGAACATCTATTGGGTTTGGCCCAGTATCTTGCAGGCCCTCTGATCAGTCAGTTCTGCAGTAGTCACTGTCTTTAAGAGAAATTATATATTGGCATTGTTCATAAAGTTCACCAATGATGCCTTTACATATAAGGCAAATGATACTTCATCATGACCCCTTACAGGATTGAGAGCAAGAAAGGAATGTTATTTTCTTAAGAGTTACATGGCTTGtgtcagaagaagaaaaattgaTCTTTATGGTTGAGCAGATACTTCTGCCTTTGGGGAGGTCTGATTAACATATAAGGCAGATACATGATACGTACTAGACAAGTGGGAAGAGGACAAGGGCAAAGTTTTATGTTTCAATATTTATTGTCTTGCCttaaagtatgtatttttatttcattaccaTGTGCTTTGTTTATGTTAAAAATATGCAGTATATTAAttctacttcattttaaaaagctttgttgttattgttgtttttccatcactaagttgtgtctgactctttgcaaccccttggactgcagcacgccaggctcttctgtcctccactgtcttccagagtttgctcaaattcaagtccactgagtcagtgatgctatctaaccatctaatcctctgctgccttcttctcaTTTGGCCTTCacttttccccagcatcaggagatgagttggctcttcatgccaggtggccaaagtatgggaacttcagctttagcatcagtcattacaatgagtattcagggttgatttcctttaggattgactggtctgatctccttactgtccaaggaaccctcaggaatcttctccagcaccacaattcaaaagcatcaattcttcagtactcaacttcgtttatggtccagttctcacatacAACTTGGCTATTGCTAAAAATATACTGTTAATTTTAGACAGAATTTGGAGAATATGTTACTGATACCACATTCCTTCACAATCATCAGTAGGAtgtttatattgttttctttccttcttttaaataaattagcCACTCTTAAAATCATCTTATTTTAAAGTAGGAAAATAAACTGAAGTAACAGTTGATGATTTAGTTCCCATTTACTGAGTCAGTCAAGACCTTATTTAGCATAAGGTTAAAGTACATAAGGAAAAAATTATGCCTAGTATATTTACATAGCTATGATTAAGAAATTGAATATTTTGCTAATGGTTTGCATTGTTAGCACTATCATTAACTATATTCAAATACATgaattgatctttaaaaaaatatttttttatctcaTAAATTATGTCTTTGGAGCACTACAATACTCCCACTATTTACACAGTataaaaacacaaaggaaaagtaAATTCAGTAATTTAATGTCTTATTATACCAGCAATGTATAGATTGCACaactaaaattcattttatttgcatacttaaaaagatatcttaaaaatgaaatagcTTTTGATTATAAAAGTGTCTTTTTGCAAATAGAAAActctatatttttcttattggCAGCAGTTTAGTTTTGCATGAGTTAGTATTTCCTGCTGTGCTAAACACTAATTCAGAAAGGAAGATTAACAGCAACTTAAGTATTCAAAGGCTAAGTTGCATAGATCAGGCCAGATTAGCTTCCTTACTTCTCAATATTCAAATAGGATATTTTTCTGATACCCTCAAGAGGTTTCTGGAGATTGCAGTACATCATTGTGTTTTCTAATTGCACATCATGTTTCTCAATTTGTACAGAAAATGACAAGTGAGATTTTTCCACAATATGCCTATTCTACCATTGGgggaattttatgtatttttttttcttttttaaacacaaCAGTAGACTATCATTCACTACTGTTTTGAAATATGTCCATGGCcatattttcaattattatttattcatttatttgagacATTAAAAGTAAGAagcataaccactggaccaccagggaagtcacaaggctttcactttttaaatatcaGATATGGATAGGGTGTATTCTAAATTACATTGGTATTTTCTTACACAACCTTGTAACACACATCCATGATAGACACTATTAAGTAGTTTATGTGAATTATACTAATGTTTAGGAAATCTATATCTTTTAgtattattttcaatatattttcttctttaattctgattttctttctgCTTAACACTTTAAATCTCAAATATGGAAAAAGGGGCCGCGGCGGCCGGAGCGGGACAGCTCGGCGCGGGAGGGAGCGAAGCCGCGCGCGCGGGCAGCGAGCGAGATGCAGCGCGGAAGCTTCCTCCTCCTCGCCCTCCTCGCCTTGCTGGTGCTCACCTCCGCGGTggccaaaaagaaagacaaagtgaAGAAGGGAGGCCCAGGGAGCGAGTGTGCCGAGTGGACCTGGGGTCCCTGCACCCCCAGCAGCAAGGACTGCGGCGTGGGATTCCGCGAGGGCACCTGTGGGGCCCAGACGCAGCGCATCCGGTGCCGGGTGCCCTGTAACTGGAAGAAGGAGTTTGGAGCTGACTGCAAGTACAAATTTGAGATCTGGGGGGCGTGTGATGGGGGCACAGGCACCAAAGCCTGCCAAGGGACCCTGAAGAAGGCGCGATACAATGCCCAGTGCCAGGAGACCATCCGAGTGACCAAGTCCTGCAGCCCCAAGACCAAAGCCAAGGCCAAAGctaagaaagggaaggaaaaggactACCGGCCAGGCCCGGATGCCAAGGCACCCTGGCTTCACTCGGAGGCCCGACCCACGCCCTCCCTCCACAGGCTCAAGATGTTACCCACCAGTGCCTTCTGCCTCCTCGTTAGCTTTATCATCATGCCCTGCTTCTTCCCTTTCACTTGCCCACATCACCCCAAGTGCCCAAAGTGGGGAGGGACAAGGGATTCTGGGCAGCTtgagcaccgcccccccccccacccccccgcgcGCGCAAAGGTATTTGATTCCCCTCTACCCACTTTTCTTTTTCGCCTACTGGATGCATtactaagaaataaataaaataagtatctTTTTGTTCCCaataaaagcttttcttttaatatataaaaaaataaataaataaaataaatctcaaataTGCAATCTCCAGTAAGCTATTTTAAAGTTTAACCTAAAATTTAAAACGTGACATAATATAAATCATTTTACTAATGTAGACATTAAtgattatttgttttcttcatgtTTAAGTAGGAATATATTGTGTGATGAAGATGGAATTTCAATTATGTGGTGAAAAGGTGAATTAGAAGTAAGAAACAATGTTGAAAAATAAGCAATTATTTGTTGGGAAAacagaaaagctaaaaataacATTATATCTTACCTAGTACAAAAATATAATCAAGATGgattaaatacatacattttatgcATATTATACACTCATACATGTGtatatgggtgtatatgtgtgctgGGTttcttcagttatgtctgactctgcgaccctacagatagtagcccaccaggttcctctgtccatgggattctctaggcaagaatactggagtgggttgccctacccttctccagaggatcttcctgacccaaggatcgaacttgtgtcccttatgtcctctgcactggcaggcaggttctttaccattagcaccatgtgggaagcccatatgcacatatacatacacacaaatacatattcatatatgcgAGAAAATTGGAAACATTTTATTAACTTTAAGTATAAAGTAGCTTCTAAATCAAATAGTAACGTTAAAGGTAAAGAATGATGATTTGATCCTGTAAAATTGAAACTATTTATGAAACCAAGCTGGATCCCACAGGGCCTTCCCAGATTGAagcctctctgtgtctccatttttGGCCTTCCtcaagttccaaagagcagacttAAGCAGTTAATTAAAGTCATATGATCCTTAGTTCCTCCTGAAAGGGTATAGAAAATAATCTAACATATCTTTGAGTTGTCCTGAAGAAACTAAGACCCTGCCCAGTAGAGGATGGTGGTTGCATGCTGACAACAAGCACACATGTCAGACTCTTTCCATCCAATCAGTGGATAATTAAGTTACCTGAAACATCACCATGTTTCCTGGTCACCAGCTAATCAGAAAAATGTTCATGAGTGGATCACACATTCTGTGACTCACACCCTTGATGTTGACTTTAAAAGCCCTTGCCTGAAAGCCACCAGGGAGTTTGGGCTTTTGAACACTAGCTGCCCATTCTCCTTGTTGTCCTGCAATAAATATTGTACTTTCTTTCCCCACAACTCAGAGTCAGTTGTTTGGCTTTGTTGTGTATCAGGTGAGTGGACTTGAGTTCAATTTGTTTGGTAACATTTATAGTTACAAGACCACAAAACAGAACTCAGTTGATAACCTAGACCAAAAATATTCACGTGTgcgacaacaacaacaagtaaACTATAAAGAggtcttacttaaaaaaaatggacaaaatttaTAAATAGACATCTCACAAAAAGTAAATGTTAATAGCCAATAAATGGTAGGAAAGTTGCTTAATATATAGCTCTAattatgaaactttaaaaatgttttttttttctagtaaagCAGATCAtttgacagtttttttctttagatttttattgttaagagcagttttaggttcaaaGCAATATTGAGCAGGAAATACAAGAGATTTTCCTGTACTGTATTATATCCCCTGCCACCATGCATGCACAACTTCTACTGTCATCAACATCCTCCCAAAAGCCATTTACTTGTTACAATTGGCGGACCTGCAATGATAACACCACAATTACCCGAAGTACATAACTTACCTTGGTACATACTTTAGTAGGTACCTGTGAGCTGGACTTAATatcatacagaatatttttaCTAGTATATAAATCCTCTGTGATCAGCTTATTCATCTACTCCCTCACCCTCAGGCCCTAGCAACCACAGATCTTTTTTACTCtctccataattttgccttttgcagCATGTCATATACTTGGAATTttacaatatgtgaccttttctgactggcttctttcatttagtaacaTGCATTTAAAATTCTCCACGTGTCTTTTCATTGCTTGAtagcccatttctttttttttttttttccgctgaataatatcccattgtctggatgtagcagtttatttatgtttatttattcagtcaccCATTGAAGGACAACTTGATTGCTTCCAATTTTTGGCAAATATGATTGAAGCTGCTATTAATGTTTATGTGTTTTTCTGTGAAGATAAATTTTCAGATCCTTTGGATAAATGCCAAGGAACATGATTTCTGTATGTTACCGTGTCAGGATGCTTCCTCCAACAAACTGTCCTCCAAAGTTGTTGTGCCATTTTGCGTTCtcatcagcaatgaatgagaattcctgTTGCTCTACATCTTTATTAGCTGGTGTTGTAGTCTTTTGAATTTTGGgtatttgaaggactgatgttgcagctgaaactccaacactttggccacctgatgcgaagagctgactcatttgaaaagaccctgatgctgggaaagattgaaggcaggaagagaaggggatgacagaggatgaggtggttggatgacatcactgactcgatggacatgagtttgggtaaactccgggagttggtgatggacagggaggcctggcgtgctatggcccatggggtcgcaaagagctggacacaactaagcgactgaactgaactgaactgaataggtgtGTAGCAGcctctcatttttgttttcatttgcagtTTCCTGATGACAAAAGATGTGAAGCATTTAGCATCCTTTAATATGGTGATTTGTCAGCTGTTTAGcttctttggtgaggtatctGCTATAGTCtttggctgattttttttcttgggttatttgtttctaactattgaatttttaaagttttgtttttttcttttttgtgtgtattttggaTAACTGTCCTTTACCAGGTGTgtcttttgcaaacattttcctgTAGTCCATGGCTTGTTTTCTCATTCCCTTAACATTGCTTTACACAGAGCACaagttttgaattttaatgaGGTTAACCTTACCAATTGTTTCCTTCATGGAACATACCTTTATAGTTGTATATAAAAAGCCATTGTTATACCCACGTCATTTaagttttctcctatgttatcttccaggagttttattgCTTTGTATTTCATATTTAGGTCTATggtgcatttgttgttgttgtcgtttgatatttatttttatttatttggatacaccaggtctttgttgtggcGCTTGGGATCTTTGATACTCATTACAGCAtgggaactcttagctgtggcgtatgggatcttgttccctaaccagggatcaaaccctggctccctgcattggaagccagaatcttagccactgggccaccagggaagacccttatGATGCAGTTTTAGTTAATTCTTGTGGAGATTACTAGGTTTGTGTCCAGATTCATTTTTCCCCTTGTGGATGTTCCAGAACCATTTGTCGAAAACACTTATATTTGTTTCATTGTTTagccttttttccttttgtcaaaAAATCAGTTAACTACATatatgtgggtctatttctgggctctctgttctacTGTTTTGCCAAGACTGTCTTTATTATTGTAGGTTTGTAGTAAGTCTTTAAGTTGTGTAGCATCTACTTTTGTTCTTCTCCTTCAGCGTGGTGTTGGCTATTCTGGATCTTATGtctctccatataaactttagaataatTTTGCCAATATGCACAAATAACTTGCTGGAATTTTGTCTGATATTGCATTGAGTCCATAGATCAAAGTATTGTCAGGAAAGGATTGATGTCTTGACATACTGAGTCTTCTTTTCCATAAATGGGAATATCTCCCCATTtagttatatttaaattttttttccattcctctgtATAAACCATGTATATATTTTGTTGAGAAAATAGTTAAACTTCACTTTTGGATGCTAGTGTAAATGGCATTGTATTTAGTAACAGACTAAATTTGTTATTGCTAGAATACAGGAAAGTGATGGACTTTGTGTGTTAAACTTACATCCTACAATTTTTCTATAGTTGCTTATTAGTTccaagaggtgtgtgtgtgtgtgtgtgtgttacttttTGTCATTCCAGGAGTTTTCCATcattctttcaccatctcctgcaggTTTTAACTCTCAAAATTGTCCACGTTGAGCCTTTGATGATTGATTGATTACAATTTAGATCTTCCTACCATGGCATTGGTTCCTATGGAGATTTCTACTAATCAATTTCTGCTCTGGTGAACTGTGATTCCCAGTACTCACCTGTTTGTCTCTCCAACCCATGGATCTGAGAAGCAttgttgatttttcagtctgttcagcTTTAACTTGTTGTTAGGATGGAGCGGCATTTTCTACATTTCTTATATGCAGAATAAGAAACCAGAAGttcaaaatgttattttgttTCAATCATAGAATATAACCTGTTGTATATTACCAtctatatgaagaaaaatatgcaGGTCTACATGCATGTATGCattcatactaagtcacttcagtcgtgtccagctctttgtgaccctgtggacgatagcccaccaggctcctctgtccatgggattctccaggcaagaatactggagtggactgccgtttccttctcaggggatcttcccaacccagggatcgaacctgcatctcttatgtctcctacattggcaggcagtttctttaccactggcgccacctggggagcacacgtgcatgtatatatgcacataaatacacagaaaaccaAACTGAACAGAAtcggacttcccttgtggctccgctggtaaagactccgcctgcaatgtgggagacctgggttcgatcgctaggttgggaagatcccctggagaagggctgcccactgcagtattctgatctagagaattccatggactttatagtccatgggatcacaaagagtcggacatgactgaaagactttcactttttcctaccacataattaaaataatgattatgCCTGGAAGGGTCAAAAACAAAGTGTTGGGAGTTGTGGCCATGCCAGGTAGGCAGAATAGGGAGTAAAGATACGCTaacatttactttatatatttctttactGTTTAGATATATTATAGTAATTTTATAtttgtgcatttaaaaattttttctatttgaatgcaatttgtaattaaaatgtctatttcatgACAGCCTTAATAAATCAACTTGAATTAGAGCTTAAAAAATGtgataataattttcttttacctGCAGGTGAGAAAGCAAATTCCAGACAAATTCAGATACAGATACAGAAACAAAGATGGTATTGATCCAAGAATAAGATTTCCACATAAGGTTTCTCACCTAAAATTCAATTCACTGATTCATGTATTCTATTGATTATCAGCAGGATATACTGTTTCTAACCTCAAGAAAACAGCTATTTTATGATTGGTAGATGTTTTTGTGCTTTCTTAAATTTTATGAAGCACAAATTGCAACACATGGCACAAAGCTTCATAATATAATACTCAGATATGTCTTCTATTATTTCATGAGCTATCAATTCCtgtttattatttaaatactttGGCAGCAGTACACTCCACCCCCATTACACATAAGCACAGAACAATGCATCTTATCTTGTGAACTAGGAAATTGAAGGTTACAAATTCAGTTCTTTGTGATTTTCTGAAACTCATATAACAATTACTGTAACACTAGAATTAACATTGCATTCTTGACTCTCAGTCCAGTACTTTTTCTAATACAAACATCATAGTTCTAAAGTGCTACAGATATCCTCACTAGTTGGCACTAAACATTTAATGTTTGTGAAGCGCTGAATTAGTCTCGCTAATAGAAATAAGAGttcacttaaaagaaaaaaaaaaatctacagcttTGCTGCCTTTTAGCTCTACTGTCTGTCCTTTTGGAAAACTTCTGTGATATATCAAAATTAAAGAAGATAATACTTATTACAACATTTACTACATATCAGACACAATTCTTAGTGCCTGGCATTTCTTAAgtaatttaattcttacaacaaacCTGTAAGGTAGGCATCCTTCTTATCATTCCCCTTTTATACATAAGGGTGAAGCAATGAGATGCCAAATGGTTTGCCTAAGGAAATAGTGGAAGTAATGACCAAGCCAAGATGTAAACCTAAGCAGTGTGATTTGAGTGACCTTGTTCTTAACTCTGCCTTTTGGATGGTAGAAATCTCTTTGAACTATGTGTTTgataaaattctgttttatggCATCACAGTATGCATAACAGTGCTAGTTGCATAGTAGgaactcagtttttaaaactcattactttctattttttaatttgttttcctttttttttttaaagtatggttgATATATAAGTTAGAGATgtactatatgctgctgctgctgctgctaagtcgcttcagtggtgtctgactctgtgctaccccatagacggcagccaaccaggctcccccatccctgggattctccaggcaagaatactggagtgggttgccatttccttctccagtgcatgaaagtgaaaagtcaaagtgaagtcgctcagtcgtgtctgactcttagcgaccccatggactgcagccttatcaggctcctccgtccatgggattttccaggcaagagtactggagtggggtgccattgccttctccagatgtacTATATAGTGAttctcaatttttaaaggttatactccacttgtcattattataaaatattggctatattccatgTGTTGTACAAAATATCTtcatagcttattttatacctgatagtgtgtacctcttaatcccttaccCCTATAttctccctcccacttccttctcctcaCTGATAAACTGTCTCATCATATTCTTTTGACCTTGTTGTGGTCTGTAGTCTTATATTCTCTGCTAGACAGCAGACCCCATAAAGGTGGGATCAcaagtcttatttttctttgggtCTCCTACTGGGTTCAGAATTGTGCTTTACCTGAAGTAAGTG contains:
- the LOC618377 gene encoding midkine — translated: MQRGSFLLLALLALLVLTSAVAKKKDKVKKGGPGSECAEWTWGPCTPSSKDCGVGFREGTCGAQTQRIRCRVPCNWKKEFGADCKYKFEIWGACDGGTGTKACQGTLKKARYNAQCQETIRVTKSCSPKTKAKAKAKKGKEKDYRPGPDAKAPWLHSEARPTPSLHRLKMLPTSAFCLLVSFIIMPCFFPFTCPHHPKCPKWGGTRDSGQLEHRPPPHPPARAKVFDSPLPTFLFRLLDALLRNK